One Leopardus geoffroyi isolate Oge1 chromosome E1, O.geoffroyi_Oge1_pat1.0, whole genome shotgun sequence genomic window, GCGGTTTGCAGACCAAGGTCGAGCGGCCGCGGGGCCTCCGAGACGACACCGCCCTGAACGACGTGCGCTTTTTCTGCTGCCGGAGTTGACCGGGTCGCCCGCCTCGAAGCTAGTCCCACCTCTCGCTATTAAAGCTtctctagggcgcctgggtggcgcagtcggttaagcgtccgacttcagccaggtcacgatctcgcggtccgtgagttcgagccccgcgtcgggctctgggctgatggctcggagcctggagcctgtttccgattctgtgtctccctctctctctgcccctcccccgttcatgctctgtctctctctgtcccaaaaataaataaacattaaaaaaataaataaataaataaataaagcttctcTGTCTTGGCTTTGGTCTCCTTTGTTTCAGGGGTGGAGGAAACTGCGTCCTAGTCTTcctcccagcccaccactgggccAGGCCCAAATTCGGGTTCGGTCTGGGGAGTCCAGGCAGGCCGCTGAAAGTCACGGACCCACACAACCCAGGAAAATGCCCTTAAACACAATTTTGCGTGCAATTAAGGAAGTCCCTGTCTTTCTGAGGGCGTCTGCAGACACATCGCCCTGGTTAAGCGCCCAGACTGTTTCCGTTCTGAAGCACCGGTGACCTCAGATTTAAGAAACTTCCGCCAAATTGGGTTCTACCAAACGCTAGGACAccttgagttttcattttctagggCTTACTCTAGCTTGTCTTTTCCAcattctccttcttttccctaCAAAAGTCAAAGAGTGGCTTTTGATGTCGGGATTTCCAAGTTAGGGCCCTCACGCTTGCTTCTCTCTTGCCGGAACCCCCTGGCTATCCGGACGGTTAGGCCGTTCACCAAATTTCCGCTTCAAATTTCACTTTCTCGGacttcatcttattttaaaaagtccctCCCTCAGCCACTACCTAGCCCATTACCGgcgtgttttttaaaaagggaagtcaTCTATTGCCTTTGAAAAAACGTGCCCATCTCACTCCCCTGGAACGTGAAATTCTTTGAGCGCCTAGAACGTGCCTGTCTTGCTGACCACCGTACTCGGGGGCACGCCAACGGCTCAGTAACTACGTGTTAAGAAAACTTGCGGGGGCCCACAGAGGAGCGCCCCGAGGCCAGGCGTGTCTGGAGGCCTTGGGACATCCCCCGCCCCGACCCCCCAGCGCAGAGGGCGCAACCTGAGACGCGCACGCGCACGAGAGCTCAGAGGTTTATTCCAGGGCGGGGAGCGCCGGCGGCGTCCGGGAGCGAGCAGGGCGGCGGGTGGGGCCTCAGCGAGGGGCGCCCTGCGGGAAAGACGAGGTGAGGACGCGGCCGGGGAGCCAGGAGGTCCTCGCCCCGGCTCCCCCCCGCGCCGCCCCACCTCCTTCTTCCTGCAGTCGCCGCAGAAGACGCCGAGGCTGGCGTTCACCAGCTGCACCCCGCACAGCACCAGCTCCAGGCACGACGCGAACACCAGCAGCGAGAAGAGCGTCACGTTCCAGTACACCACGCGGGGCGGTTCCTCGCACGCGTCCCACAGCGTGCGGTTGCGCAAGTAGGAGCCTCTGCGGGCGGGGCAGGGTCACGTGAGAGAGCGAGGGCGCgtggagggcccccccccccccagccccggccccgcgcAGGCgccgagcgggggtggggggcggcaggCTCCTCGGTCCCCGCCGGGGTTCCCGATGCGGGTGGCAAAGGCAGGCGGcgaggggcggcgggggcgcgcgAAGCCTTACGGGACGTCTTTGAAGTGGTAGTCCCACTGGCCGTTTATTAAGCATTTGGGTCCGGTTCGGAGCCCGACTCCCGACACCGAGAGGCAGTAGAGGGCGCCCAGCGTCCCGAAGGCCGAGGAGAAGACGGAGCGCAGCATCTGGATGCGGGGTGCGCGGCGCGGTGAGCGGGGCCGCGCCCGCCCCGCCGGTGCGCGCACCTTCCCTCGCCCGGCTCGAGGCTCGCGGAGAATCCGTCTCCCGGCGAGGCCCGGGGCTGGGCCTTAGCTGACCCCGCGGGCCCGCGGCCGCCGACGTCCCCGGGGCTCGCGGTCCCCACCGCCGGCCCACCGAGGCCGAAGTTGGCGGGGCGACGGAGGGGCGCGGTGGCGCCCGGGACTCCGCAGGGGAGCTCCTGTGGCTCCGGGGACCGTGGCCTCAGGTCACCAAGACCTGTGCAGAGACCGAACCCCGAATCCCACCCTGATTTGGATCTTACCCTGCAACGATTTCCGCAGCAGCCCGCGCCGCAGCAGCCCTTGCCCCCTGCGCGGACGGCGGCGATGCCGGGACACAGCACCTGTGGAGGAAGGACAGTGTGGCAGCCAGCCCCCGCCCGTTCTCAGCGCCTTCCTGCCTCGGCGCTCACCTCCTCCTGGGGGGGCTTAGGATGCCCTCAGCCCTTCGGACTGTAGGAAGACCTTCTCTCTACTGCCCCTGTAGTGCATTGGGGCTCTACCTCGATTTATCATTATTTACGTGTCTGCTTATCTGTGTTCACATGGCCTCCACGAGGTAAGGCCCCATATCAGGACGTCCTCTGCAAATCTTGACACACAGCAGGGGCCCTCCTGAACCGGAGTCAGGGGGCTTGGGGTTCATGCCAACACCCTTCATGAATTGATTCATCTCTCGGTCTTCCAGacccacctcacagggctgttctcagggtttatttaaaaaaaaaaaaaagtttttgggtgggagggaggggtgggtgggtgatgggtatcgaggagggtacctgttgggatgagcactgggtgttgtatggaaactaatgtgacaataaatttcataataaaaaatattaaaaaaatgtttttaatgtttgtttttgaaagagagagagtgcgagcagggagggggcagagagagagacacagaatcggaagcaggccccaagctctgagctgtcagcgcagagcccgacgtggggctcgaaccacggaccgcgagatcatgacctgagccaaagtctgccgcttaactggctgagccacccaggcgtcccgtcaGGATTTATTAATGAAATAACAGGTCCGCCTGATGTCAAGACTGGCTCAGAGTAAACGGTCACAATGACCAGAAGTCCCCTGAGCAGCAGGAAGGAATCGTGGTGTTGGAGGGTCTGGCGAGCTGGGATTATGGGGAAGGTGGAGGAGAGCGTTAGCAAATGCTCTGATAGGAAGTGTAGGGCTCCCCAACATACCGCCCTGgccttttctgtcttcctgtctccctgtgGCCTTCGTCACAGAGCCCGTCCCCTCTCAGGGTGTCACCTGTCGCCTGGAACGGTACCCACCTCCAGCTTCAAATGTAACTGCTCAAGGATACGTTCATGTCGGTGTCTAGGTTTTAACTCACCCCAGCCAGCCTCCTACTGACCTCACGATTTCCCCCCCAGGTTCCCCCAGTTCGCCTCCC contains:
- the TM4SF5 gene encoding transmembrane 4 L6 family member 5 isoform X1, whose amino-acid sequence is MCTGKCARCVGLTLIPLSLLCILANALLLVPGGKTTWTDGHLSLQVWLMAGFIGGGLMVLCPGIAAVRAGGKGCCGAGCCGNRCRMLRSVFSSAFGTLGALYCLSVSGVGLRTGPKCLINGQWDYHFKDVPGSYLRNRTLWDACEEPPRVVYWNVTLFSLLVFASCLELVLCGVQLVNASLGVFCGDCRKKEGAPR
- the TM4SF5 gene encoding transmembrane 4 L6 family member 5 isoform X2 → MCTGKCARCVGLTLIPLSLLCILANALLLVPGGKTTWTDGHLSLQVWLMAGFIGGGLMVLCPGIAAVRAGGKGCCGAGCCGNRCRMLRSVFSSAFGTLGALYCLSVSGVGLRTGPKCLINGQWDYHFKDVPGSYLRNRTLWDACEEPPRVVYWNVTLFSLLVFASCLELGAPR